In a single window of the Candidatus Rokuibacteriota bacterium genome:
- a CDS encoding Gfo/Idh/MocA family oxidoreductase, giving the protein MKNQTIRVGIVGAGANTRLRHIPGLRAIGGVEVVSVANRSRESAERAATEVGIPKVYDHWLELVEAADTDAICIGTWPYMHCPVTLAALENGKHVLCEARMAMNAAEARAMLAAARRRPHLVTQVVPAPHTLAVDRAIQELIADGYLGDVLAVEVRAMQAGFADRDGALHWRHDADLSGFNTLTLGIWYEAMMRWVGPARRVMAMTKLCVPRRKDASGVLRAVTVPDHAEVVADLACGGLARLCFSGVTGLARTNEVWLFGSEGTLRLDTAELRLSGGRRGSTALEELAVPEAKRGRWRVEEEFVNAIRGKERVTRTSFEDGVRYMEFTEAVIRSARSGEAIHLPL; this is encoded by the coding sequence GTGAAGAACCAGACGATCCGTGTGGGAATAGTCGGCGCGGGAGCCAACACGCGCCTCAGGCATATCCCGGGGCTCCGGGCCATCGGCGGCGTGGAAGTGGTCAGCGTGGCCAACCGCAGCCGGGAGTCGGCGGAGCGCGCGGCCACCGAGGTTGGCATCCCCAAGGTGTACGACCACTGGCTCGAGCTGGTGGAGGCCGCCGACACGGATGCGATCTGTATCGGGACGTGGCCCTACATGCACTGCCCCGTCACCCTGGCGGCGCTGGAAAACGGCAAGCACGTCCTGTGCGAGGCGCGGATGGCGATGAACGCGGCGGAGGCCCGGGCAATGCTCGCGGCGGCCCGCCGGCGTCCCCACCTCGTGACGCAGGTGGTGCCGGCTCCCCACACGCTCGCCGTGGACCGCGCGATCCAGGAGCTGATCGCCGACGGCTACCTGGGCGATGTCCTGGCGGTTGAGGTGAGGGCGATGCAGGCCGGCTTCGCGGACCGGGACGGCGCGCTCCACTGGAGGCACGACGCCGATCTCTCCGGCTTCAACACGCTGACGCTCGGCATCTGGTACGAGGCGATGATGCGCTGGGTGGGGCCGGCCCGGCGCGTGATGGCGATGACGAAGCTCTGCGTTCCCCGGCGAAAGGACGCGAGCGGGGTGCTGCGCGCGGTCACGGTGCCCGACCACGCGGAGGTCGTCGCCGACCTGGCCTGCGGCGGGCTCGCCCGCCTCTGCTTCAGCGGGGTGACCGGTCTCGCGCGGACGAACGAGGTGTGGCTCTTCGGCAGCGAAGGGACGCTGAGGCTGGACACGGCGGAGCTCAGGCTCTCCGGCGGCAGGCGGGGGAGCACGGCGCTCGAGGAGCTGGCCGTCCCCGAGGCGAAGCGGGGCCGCTGGCGGGTCGAGGAGGAGTTCGTCAACGCGATCCGTGGGAAGGAGCGGGTGACCCGCACCAGCTTCGAGGACGGCGTCCGGTACATGGAGTTCACCGAGGCGGTGATCCGGAGCGCCCGCTCCGGCGAGGCCATCCACCTGCCGTTATAG
- a CDS encoding 3'-phosphoesterase gives MPGRPTRSVRRFVVHEHKASRLHYDFRLEMGGVLKSWAIPKGPSMNPADKRLAVMVPDHPIKYIDFEGIIPPGSYGAGPVVVWDHGVYEPVEGEDPEAQLKAGKLAFVLKGKKLAGGFALARFARGTGKEWLLMKKKDARADPAWTLTTDLTPQRLKRLTVKIPPCDSA, from the coding sequence ATGCCGGGGCGGCCAACTCGTTCCGTCCGCCGCTTCGTCGTTCACGAGCACAAGGCGTCGCGGCTCCACTACGACTTCCGCCTCGAGATGGGCGGGGTCCTCAAATCGTGGGCAATCCCCAAAGGCCCGTCCATGAACCCCGCCGACAAGCGCCTCGCGGTGATGGTCCCCGACCACCCGATCAAGTACATCGACTTCGAGGGGATCATCCCGCCGGGGAGCTACGGCGCCGGCCCGGTGGTGGTCTGGGATCACGGCGTCTACGAGCCGGTCGAGGGCGAAGACCCCGAAGCTCAGCTAAAAGCCGGCAAGCTCGCCTTCGTCCTGAAGGGGAAGAAGCTGGCGGGGGGGTTCGCCCTCGCGCGCTTTGCGCGGGGCACCGGCAAGGAATGGCTCCTGATGAAGAAGAAGGACGCCCGGGCCGATCCGGCGTGGACGCTCACGACCGACCTCACGCCGCAGCGCCTCAAGCGCCTGACCGTGAAAATTCCGCCCTGCGACTCCGCCTAG